The following are encoded in a window of Negativicutes bacterium genomic DNA:
- a CDS encoding YigZ family protein translates to MTLEYYVPDHPASVKIAVGLCRFYGNAAEVEKEEEIRTFLEEMKKKYPGASHHCWAYRLGYDSKSTFRYSDDGEPSQTAGAPILTAIDHLKLTNTMVIVTRYYGGVKQGVGGLIRAYHAAAAGVLQEAGRKTVTILTEIRIPCRYDQIGWVTRELQAIQAVIVETEYQLEVLVRAKIRPVDLARFSARLFDLSGGSIRVIKAEEEAE, encoded by the coding sequence ATGACTCTTGAGTATTATGTGCCAGACCATCCCGCCAGCGTAAAAATCGCCGTGGGTCTTTGCCGCTTTTATGGCAATGCGGCCGAGGTGGAGAAAGAAGAGGAGATCAGAACTTTCCTGGAAGAGATGAAAAAGAAATATCCGGGTGCCTCGCATCATTGCTGGGCCTACCGGCTCGGCTATGACAGCAAAAGCACGTTTCGTTACAGCGACGACGGCGAGCCGTCCCAAACGGCGGGTGCTCCGATTCTGACAGCCATCGACCACCTCAAACTGACCAATACGATGGTCATCGTCACGCGTTATTACGGCGGTGTCAAGCAGGGGGTTGGCGGCCTGATCCGGGCTTACCATGCGGCGGCGGCCGGCGTGTTGCAGGAAGCCGGCAGAAAAACCGTAACAATCCTGACCGAGATCCGGATACCCTGCCGGTATGATCAGATCGGCTGGGTGACAAGGGAATTGCAAGCCATCCAGGCTGTCATTGTTGAGACGGAGTATCAACTGGAAGTGTTGGTGCGGGCAAAAATTCGTCCGGTGGACCTGGCACGATTCTCGGCGCGTCTGTTTGATTTGTCCGGTGGCAGCATTCGCGTAATAAAAGCAGAGGAAGAAGCAGAGTGA
- the mnmA gene encoding tRNA 2-thiouridine(34) synthase MnmA, which yields MMKKQRVLMAMSGGVDSSLAACLLQEQGYAVIGVTIRNWTPPGWEELTADLGGCCSLSAVEDARRVAFQLQIPFYVLNFAESFENEVVKPFVAAYLAGETPNPCVLCNKTMRFGLLYQKARELQADFVATGHYARVCYAAGRYHLLKGIDVQKDQSYMLYSATQQALAMTLYPLGTYNKQQTRQMARERGLAVAEKPDSQDICFIPDGNIGGFLTAYRPGNYAGEIVYRDGRILGRHTGYQQFTIGQRKGLGLAWPQPLYVLKIDAVSKRVIVAEKEFLYSRSLLADQLNWIAFDALQEPLQASAKIRYAAKPVDVLIKPSPDGGCLVEFREEQQSITPGQAIVFYKGDELLGGGRIRQII from the coding sequence GTGATGAAAAAACAACGGGTGCTGATGGCAATGAGCGGCGGCGTGGACAGTTCCTTAGCCGCTTGTTTGTTGCAGGAGCAGGGTTATGCAGTGATCGGGGTGACGATCCGCAATTGGACACCGCCCGGATGGGAAGAATTAACCGCTGATCTTGGCGGTTGCTGTTCCCTTTCCGCGGTGGAGGATGCCAGACGAGTGGCTTTTCAGTTGCAGATTCCTTTTTATGTGCTGAATTTCGCCGAGAGTTTTGAAAACGAAGTGGTTAAACCTTTTGTTGCAGCCTATCTGGCGGGGGAAACACCGAATCCTTGTGTGCTCTGCAATAAAACCATGCGTTTCGGCTTGCTTTATCAGAAGGCGAGAGAATTGCAAGCCGATTTTGTTGCTACGGGTCATTATGCTCGCGTGTGTTATGCCGCAGGGCGTTATCACTTGCTGAAAGGGATCGATGTCCAAAAAGATCAAAGTTATATGCTATACAGCGCAACGCAGCAGGCACTGGCTATGACGCTATATCCGCTCGGCACTTACAACAAGCAGCAGACCAGACAAATGGCGCGCGAAAGAGGTTTGGCCGTGGCGGAAAAACCGGACAGTCAGGATATCTGCTTTATCCCGGACGGCAATATCGGTGGATTTCTTACAGCTTACCGGCCCGGTAATTACGCAGGAGAGATCGTATATCGTGACGGGCGGATTCTGGGCAGACATACAGGCTATCAGCAGTTTACCATCGGACAAAGAAAAGGGCTTGGTCTCGCCTGGCCGCAGCCGCTCTATGTACTGAAGATTGACGCCGTCAGCAAAAGGGTAATCGTTGCTGAAAAAGAATTTCTCTACAGCAGGAGCTTACTGGCCGATCAGCTGAATTGGATTGCCTTTGATGCACTGCAGGAACCCTTGCAGGCATCAGCAAAAATCCGTTACGCCGCAAAACCGGTGGACGTGCTGATCAAACCGTCTCCGGATGGAGGCTGTTTGGTGGAATTCAGAGAAGAACAGCAATCGATTACGCCCGGCCAGGCCATCGTATTTTACAAGGGCGACGAACTGCTCGGCGGCGGACGGATCCGCCAAATCATTTAA
- a CDS encoding FAD-dependent monooxygenase yields the protein MAFLVQSLRVPLEERGQVLPHLAERIGCPISEIGNLQIVHEAIDARRNQITFVYHLEFELRQPQKWLSRSHIPLLPAPRREYITPQPGSLKLAHAPVIVGAGPAGLFAALLLAENGYQPLLLERGGPIEERVKAVEQFWQSGSLDVQSNVQFGEGGAGTFSDGKLTTQIRDPRIYRVLQQFVAASAPADILYSHKPHIGTDRLRQIMICMRQRILALGGQIHFYSCLDRLLLTDDRLRGIRLTDGREIAAEVLILAIGHSARDTFANLFAQELAMESKAFSLGVRIEHLQSWIDAAQYGSFAGHPKLDAADYKLVYHAKNGRTVYSFCMCPGGQVVASASEPGHLVTNGMSYHARDGKNANSGLVVAVSPQDFASSDPLAGMEFQRKWEALAFAAGGSAFRAPLQRLDDFLQGTVTKEPVAVQPTYRPGVKIADLNRCLPGYVTEALREAIPALARKLKGFDQPQAILTGVETRSSSPLRILRKEDGESSIKGLYPAGEGAGYAGGIVSSAVDGLRAAEQIILQYAAR from the coding sequence ATGGCATTTCTTGTGCAAAGTCTTCGCGTCCCTTTAGAGGAGCGCGGTCAGGTTCTGCCGCATTTGGCGGAACGCATCGGTTGTCCGATCAGCGAGATCGGGAACCTGCAGATCGTTCATGAGGCTATCGATGCCAGGCGCAACCAAATTACGTTTGTGTATCATCTCGAGTTTGAACTCCGGCAGCCGCAAAAATGGTTGTCCCGTTCGCACATTCCTCTGCTGCCGGCACCGCGGCGCGAATACATCACGCCGCAGCCCGGCAGCCTGAAACTGGCGCATGCGCCGGTGATTGTGGGAGCGGGTCCCGCCGGCTTATTTGCCGCCCTGCTTTTGGCGGAAAATGGCTATCAGCCGCTGTTATTGGAACGGGGAGGCCCGATTGAAGAACGCGTCAAAGCGGTTGAACAGTTCTGGCAGAGCGGCAGCCTTGATGTGCAAAGCAACGTGCAGTTCGGCGAGGGTGGAGCCGGTACCTTCTCAGACGGAAAACTGACGACGCAGATTCGCGATCCGCGCATTTATCGGGTTTTACAGCAGTTCGTAGCAGCCAGCGCACCGGCGGATATTCTTTACAGCCATAAGCCGCATATCGGGACGGACCGTCTGCGTCAAATCATGATCTGCATGCGGCAGCGAATTCTTGCCTTAGGCGGGCAGATCCATTTCTATTCCTGTTTGGATCGTCTGCTTCTGACAGACGATCGCCTGCGGGGAATCCGTCTGACTGACGGCAGGGAAATTGCCGCCGAAGTCCTGATCCTGGCCATCGGGCACAGTGCCAGAGATACCTTTGCCAATCTCTTTGCACAGGAACTGGCGATGGAAAGCAAGGCATTTTCCTTGGGCGTGCGCATCGAACACCTGCAAAGCTGGATTGACGCGGCGCAGTATGGCAGCTTTGCAGGACATCCCAAGCTTGACGCCGCCGATTACAAATTGGTCTACCATGCCAAGAACGGCAGAACCGTCTATAGTTTTTGTATGTGCCCCGGCGGGCAGGTGGTCGCCTCGGCCAGTGAGCCAGGTCATTTGGTCACCAACGGCATGAGTTACCATGCCAGAGACGGCAAAAACGCCAACAGCGGTTTGGTGGTGGCGGTTTCACCGCAGGATTTTGCTTCCTCTGACCCCTTGGCGGGGATGGAATTTCAAAGAAAATGGGAAGCGTTGGCTTTTGCTGCCGGCGGCTCGGCTTTTCGGGCGCCGCTGCAGCGTCTGGATGATTTCCTGCAGGGAACTGTGACAAAGGAACCGGTGGCAGTGCAGCCAACCTACCGCCCCGGCGTGAAAATTGCCGATCTGAATCGCTGTCTGCCGGGTTATGTCACGGAAGCCTTACGGGAAGCAATTCCGGCTTTGGCTCGCAAACTCAAAGGTTTTGATCAGCCGCAGGCCATTTTAACCGGTGTAGAGACGCGCAGCTCGTCACCTCTGCGTATTTTGCGGAAAGAAGACGGCGAGAGTTCCATCAAAGGACTGTATCCCGCCGGAGAAGGTGCGGGTTATGCCGGCGGGATCGTTTCTTCCGCCGTGGATGGTTTGCGTGCTGCCGAACAGATTATATTGCAGTATGCGGCGAGGTGA
- a CDS encoding aminoacetone oxidase family FAD-binding enzyme, whose product MQKERSRTYDIAILGGGAAGMMAAIAAHRANPLLKILILEKNDQLGRKLLATGNGRCNFSNADQSLQNYRSNDPQIVRQVLQNFGLEQTLDFFQRLGLYSYCEESRYYPRSNQGKIVRELLKNEIDSYPLTQQLSTSVTEIEVLTQGFRLSSSNGPLGTARKLILCCGGAAAPQLGTSGDFYAWLRQNGHQIIEPVAALVPLQLKMDRLKKLAGIRFQAKVSLLADTQTAAQATGELLWTKYGISGIPTLQISRFAARALSEQKKVELQLDFLPEFEPQAVQNLVFDWLMQDAAQVTVSLSGLLHSDLAAYLVGKVEQQIGVIRFLHPGQAGYLASLLKGYTVGVSGCKEWSDAQTTCGGAVLTEVEPATMQSKKLRNLFLAGEVLDVDGNCGGYNLQWAWSSGFLAGRAAAGACQEQ is encoded by the coding sequence ATGCAAAAGGAACGAAGCAGGACATACGATATCGCGATTTTGGGCGGCGGGGCGGCCGGGATGATGGCGGCGATTGCGGCGCACCGTGCGAATCCGCTGCTAAAAATTCTGATTTTAGAAAAGAACGACCAACTGGGCCGCAAATTACTGGCCACCGGCAACGGACGTTGTAATTTCAGCAATGCTGATCAATCGCTGCAGAATTATCGCAGCAACGATCCACAGATCGTCAGGCAAGTGCTGCAGAATTTCGGGTTGGAGCAGACACTGGACTTTTTTCAGCGGCTCGGTTTGTATTCGTATTGTGAGGAATCCCGTTATTATCCGCGCAGCAATCAGGGAAAAATCGTTCGTGAGCTTTTGAAAAATGAGATTGACAGTTATCCTCTAACGCAGCAGTTAAGCACGTCTGTGACTGAAATCGAGGTATTAACGCAAGGTTTCCGTTTGTCATCCTCAAACGGCCCGCTTGGCACGGCCCGCAAGCTGATCTTGTGCTGCGGCGGCGCAGCCGCGCCACAGTTGGGAACATCCGGTGATTTTTATGCCTGGCTGCGGCAAAACGGTCATCAAATCATCGAGCCGGTAGCGGCTCTAGTGCCGCTGCAATTAAAAATGGACCGTTTAAAAAAGTTAGCCGGTATCCGCTTTCAGGCTAAAGTCTCTTTGCTGGCAGACACTCAGACGGCAGCCCAGGCGACAGGAGAACTGCTTTGGACGAAGTATGGCATCTCCGGTATTCCAACACTTCAGATCAGCCGCTTCGCCGCTCGCGCACTGTCTGAACAGAAAAAAGTGGAGCTGCAATTGGATTTTTTACCGGAATTTGAGCCGCAGGCAGTACAGAATCTGGTATTCGACTGGCTGATGCAGGATGCCGCTCAGGTCACTGTCTCGCTGAGCGGTTTGCTGCACAGCGATCTGGCTGCTTATTTGGTTGGGAAAGTGGAACAGCAAATCGGTGTAATTCGCTTCCTGCATCCCGGACAAGCAGGTTATTTGGCAAGCTTGCTGAAAGGATATACGGTCGGCGTCAGCGGTTGCAAAGAGTGGTCGGATGCTCAGACCACCTGCGGCGGCGCTGTTTTAACGGAAGTGGAACCTGCTACGATGCAGTCAAAAAAACTGCGCAATTTGTTCCTGGCCGGCGAAGTCCTGGATGTGGATGGCAATTGCGGCGGTTATAATCTGCAATGGGCCTGGTCCTCCGGATTTTTGGCGGGCAGAGCAGCCGCCGGGGCTTGTCAGGAGCAGTGA
- the rocD gene encoding ornithine--oxo-acid transaminase → MQEYLKLEDQYGAHNYHPLPVVIERGQGCWVWDTEGRKYLDMLASYSAVNQGHCHPKIIKAAIDQMGKITITSRAFVNNQMGLFLKKIADLAGYEQALPMNTGSEAVESALKIARKWGEKVKGIARNQGNLIVCANNFHGRTITVISFSTEEQYQDGFGPFTPGFRIAPYGDSQAIEQLIDQNTCAILVEPIQGEGGVIIPPQGYLQQLRRIADQHHVLLIFDEIQVGLGRTGKMFCFEHENVKPDLLILAKALGGGVYPISVVLADRAIMSVFSPGDHGSTFGGNPLAAAIGIASLDVLIEENLPARAAEMGDYFSERLRTIVCPAVKEIRSKGLMIGVEIKPEYGAARKYCEALMAEGLLCKETHVTTIRFTPPLIISKPELDWALERIERVFTKLA, encoded by the coding sequence ATGCAGGAGTACTTAAAATTAGAAGATCAATACGGGGCACATAACTATCATCCGCTGCCCGTGGTGATCGAACGAGGTCAGGGATGCTGGGTATGGGATACGGAAGGCAGAAAATATCTCGATATGCTGGCTTCCTATTCTGCTGTCAATCAAGGTCATTGTCATCCCAAAATCATTAAAGCTGCGATCGATCAAATGGGTAAAATCACCATCACTTCCCGCGCTTTTGTCAATAACCAAATGGGGTTATTTTTGAAAAAGATTGCGGATCTGGCCGGTTATGAACAGGCGCTGCCCATGAATACCGGTTCCGAAGCGGTGGAATCCGCTCTGAAAATCGCCCGCAAATGGGGAGAAAAAGTCAAAGGAATTGCCAGGAATCAAGGCAATCTGATTGTCTGCGCCAATAATTTTCACGGCCGTACCATAACCGTGATCTCCTTCTCGACCGAAGAACAATATCAGGATGGTTTCGGTCCCTTTACACCCGGTTTTCGCATCGCTCCCTATGGTGACAGCCAGGCGATCGAACAGTTGATCGATCAGAACACCTGTGCTATTTTAGTTGAACCCATTCAGGGAGAAGGCGGCGTGATAATACCGCCGCAAGGCTATTTGCAGCAGCTCCGCCGGATCGCGGATCAGCATCATGTTTTGCTGATTTTTGATGAAATTCAGGTCGGCTTGGGCCGCACCGGCAAGATGTTCTGTTTTGAACATGAGAACGTTAAACCGGACCTCTTGATTTTAGCCAAAGCTCTGGGTGGCGGCGTCTATCCGATCTCAGTGGTTTTAGCCGACCGCGCCATCATGTCTGTCTTTTCACCCGGCGATCATGGTTCCACCTTCGGCGGCAATCCTCTGGCTGCGGCCATCGGCATCGCCTCTCTGGATGTCTTAATTGAGGAGAACCTGCCTGCTCGCGCTGCAGAAATGGGTGATTATTTCTCCGAAAGGCTCAGAACAATTGTTTGTCCTGCCGTGAAAGAAATTCGCAGCAAAGGATTGATGATCGGAGTGGAGATCAAGCCCGAATATGGCGCTGCCCGTAAATATTGTGAAGCGCTGATGGCGGAAGGTCTGCTCTGTAAGGAGACTCATGTCACCACCATCCGATTCACCCCGCCTCTGATCATCAGCAAACCGGAACTCGATTGGGCCTTAGAGCGTATCGAAAGGGTTTTCACAAAACTAGCTTAA
- the pepT gene encoding peptidase T, with protein sequence MDRNTLLNEGILAKFLRYVEMDSQSRDGSLTVPSSDCQLKLAAVLQEELLTLGLKDAMVDEFGIVTATLPATAGKENTPAIGYLAHMDTVPAVPASNVKPQVIRNYDGGKIVLASGDLIDPDVCKELKLVVGHDLVTSDGSTLLGADDKSGIAAIMEALCRMLKEESLVHGPFKVGFTVDEEIGSGIQHFNVKRFGAEAAYTLDGGMIGDYQDETFNAYNVKVNIKGRSSHTGSAKGVMINAMHLAAQLCAAIPANMRPETTDGYDGFVHPNTISGTFETVTMSMILRDFNAEGLKRKVAWLEAQCAALQAAYPGSLVEIVHSGGYRNMNEVLKDKKEIVEIARTAMINCQVEPKKSIVRGGTDGSQLTFMGLPTPNLFYGGCNAHSRTEWASVQFMQKAADVIVEIARLWSMQ encoded by the coding sequence ATGGACAGAAATACATTATTGAATGAAGGAATTCTGGCGAAGTTTCTCCGTTATGTGGAAATGGATTCGCAATCCCGTGATGGCAGTCTGACGGTACCCAGTTCTGACTGCCAGCTCAAATTAGCGGCGGTATTACAGGAGGAATTGCTTACTTTGGGATTAAAAGATGCGATGGTGGATGAGTTTGGCATTGTCACCGCCACGCTGCCGGCAACAGCGGGCAAAGAAAATACGCCGGCGATCGGATATTTAGCGCATATGGATACCGTTCCGGCTGTGCCTGCCAGCAATGTCAAACCACAAGTCATTCGTAATTATGACGGCGGCAAGATTGTGCTCGCTTCCGGTGACCTGATCGATCCGGATGTTTGCAAAGAATTGAAACTCGTAGTCGGACATGACCTGGTTACTTCCGATGGCAGTACTTTACTCGGTGCGGACGATAAGAGCGGCATTGCGGCGATTATGGAAGCACTTTGCCGTATGCTGAAAGAGGAAAGTCTGGTACATGGTCCTTTCAAAGTAGGATTTACCGTCGACGAAGAGATTGGTTCCGGCATTCAGCATTTTAATGTCAAACGCTTTGGGGCAGAAGCCGCTTATACCCTTGATGGTGGCATGATTGGCGATTATCAGGACGAAACCTTTAACGCTTACAATGTGAAAGTGAATATCAAAGGGCGCAGCAGTCATACCGGCAGCGCCAAAGGTGTGATGATCAATGCCATGCATCTGGCGGCCCAGCTCTGCGCTGCGATCCCGGCCAATATGCGTCCGGAAACCACCGATGGTTATGACGGTTTTGTGCATCCCAATACAATCAGCGGAACATTTGAAACCGTAACGATGAGCATGATCCTTCGTGATTTTAATGCGGAAGGTTTAAAGCGCAAAGTAGCTTGGCTGGAAGCGCAATGTGCGGCTTTGCAAGCTGCCTACCCAGGTTCTCTGGTGGAAATCGTGCACAGCGGCGGTTACCGCAATATGAATGAAGTGCTGAAAGACAAGAAAGAAATCGTCGAGATTGCCCGTACGGCCATGATCAATTGCCAGGTGGAACCGAAGAAATCGATCGTGCGCGGTGGTACCGACGGTTCTCAGTTGACCTTCATGGGTCTGCCGACGCCCAACCTGTTTTACGGCGGCTGCAATGCGCATTCCCGCACGGAATGGGCTTCGGTACAGTTTATGCAAAAAGCAGCCGATGTAATCGTGGAAATTGCCCGCTTATGGAGTATGCAATAG
- a CDS encoding rRNA pseudouridine synthase yields the protein MVSKPERLDKILVHMNVGSRSDIKKMARQGMIEVNGEIVRDSSLHFNAEEVIIKVDGKAIKYSRFVYWLMNKPQGVITATRDGRERTVCNLLSEEDFLFEPFPIGRLDRDTEGLLLLTNDGELSHFLLSPKFHIAKTYYLEVNGLLDTAAVAACQEGIRLDDGYRTLPSQLKILTARPTASTAELTIHEGKYHQVKRMMEALGCRVTYLKRISFGPLQLDATLPLGAYRPLREAEIAALRQAVHWDEK from the coding sequence ATGGTTAGTAAGCCGGAGCGCCTCGACAAGATCCTGGTGCATATGAATGTCGGTTCCCGCAGTGATATCAAAAAAATGGCGCGTCAGGGTATGATTGAAGTGAACGGTGAGATCGTCCGCGATAGCTCTCTGCATTTCAATGCGGAAGAAGTCATCATCAAAGTGGATGGCAAAGCAATCAAATATAGCCGCTTCGTCTACTGGCTGATGAATAAGCCGCAGGGTGTGATCACGGCAACCCGCGACGGACGTGAACGGACAGTCTGCAATCTGCTTAGCGAAGAAGATTTTTTATTTGAACCGTTTCCGATTGGACGTCTGGATCGAGACACGGAAGGCTTGCTGCTATTAACCAATGACGGGGAATTATCCCATTTTTTGCTATCACCGAAGTTCCATATAGCGAAAACCTATTACCTGGAGGTAAATGGTTTGTTGGACACTGCCGCCGTCGCTGCCTGTCAAGAGGGAATCAGGCTGGACGACGGTTATCGGACGCTGCCGTCTCAATTGAAAATCCTTACGGCTAGGCCAACAGCTTCCACAGCGGAGCTGACAATCCATGAAGGCAAATATCACCAGGTCAAACGGATGATGGAAGCTCTGGGTTGTAGAGTGACCTATCTGAAACGAATTTCCTTTGGACCGCTGCAACTGGATGCTACTCTGCCGTTGGGCGCTTACCGTCCTTTGCGTGAAGCGGAGATTGCCGCACTGCGTCAAGCGGTGCATTGGGACGAAAAATAG
- a CDS encoding DNA-deoxyinosine glycosylase, translated as MIHPLQPIYNRQSKLLILGTMPSPVSRRVMFYYGHPQNRFWPVMAAICGETVPEGNESRKRFALRHGFALWDVLQSCMIRGAQDTTIRRPVANDFSEILQSSQISRIFTTGMQATRLYQKLCLPQTGLPSVYLPSTSAANRGSYPWQDLVNYYAKELQGLLR; from the coding sequence GTGATCCATCCTTTGCAACCGATTTATAATCGGCAATCGAAGCTGCTGATTCTGGGAACGATGCCGTCGCCGGTTTCACGCCGGGTCATGTTTTACTATGGTCATCCTCAAAATCGTTTTTGGCCGGTGATGGCGGCGATTTGTGGGGAGACAGTACCGGAAGGAAATGAGAGCAGGAAGCGTTTTGCCCTGCGGCATGGTTTTGCCCTCTGGGATGTCCTGCAGAGCTGTATGATCCGCGGTGCGCAAGATACAACCATCCGCCGGCCGGTGGCCAATGATTTCAGCGAAATCTTACAGTCGAGTCAGATCAGCCGCATCTTTACGACCGGAATGCAGGCCACACGGCTTTATCAGAAGCTCTGTCTGCCGCAAACGGGTTTGCCGTCGGTTTATTTGCCTTCAACCAGCGCGGCAAACCGAGGCAGCTATCCCTGGCAGGATTTAGTGAATTATTATGCCAAAGAACTGCAGGGATTGTTACGATGA
- the mutY gene encoding A/G-specific adenine glycosylase yields MSDWMHIKQVLQLAEPGLLTDFCFPRRELLAWYAQNARVLPWRQQPSAYHTWISEIMLQQTRVEAVIPYYLRFLEALPDLPALAAVEPERLLKLWQGLGYYTRARNLQKTAQLLLQNEQGKLPAAPEELKQLPGIGEYTAAAIASIAYGVAVPVLDGNVLRVMARLLAVEAEIETTAVKNALRQIAFDWISREEPGDYNQAMMDLGATVCLPNGIPLCAACPLQAVCLAKRLQRGDLPRRRAKTARQKQMLTVLVIQAGEQFLLQQRSQKGLLAGLWEFPNFPGHLEKDEIWQLLEDRQSQALGLEALPSGYHLFTHIEWEMSAWKIRVSSQKGAWPGVWATREEITNHYAIPNAFAFLLQPLLQQTEEKC; encoded by the coding sequence ATGAGTGATTGGATGCACATAAAACAGGTCCTGCAGTTGGCGGAGCCGGGATTGCTGACGGATTTTTGCTTTCCCAGGCGGGAATTGTTGGCCTGGTATGCCCAAAACGCCCGTGTTTTACCCTGGCGGCAGCAGCCGAGCGCTTACCATACCTGGATTTCAGAAATCATGCTGCAGCAAACGAGAGTGGAAGCCGTGATTCCCTATTATCTGCGTTTCCTCGAAGCATTGCCTGACCTTCCTGCTTTGGCTGCAGTCGAGCCGGAACGCCTGCTCAAATTATGGCAGGGTTTGGGTTATTATACGAGAGCGCGCAATCTGCAAAAGACAGCACAGCTGTTGCTGCAAAATGAGCAGGGCAAGCTGCCGGCTGCACCGGAAGAATTGAAGCAACTGCCTGGGATCGGAGAATATACGGCTGCTGCGATTGCTTCGATTGCTTATGGCGTGGCGGTTCCTGTTTTGGATGGCAATGTGCTGCGCGTGATGGCGAGATTATTGGCAGTTGAGGCGGAAATTGAAACGACTGCCGTTAAAAATGCGCTGCGGCAAATTGCGTTCGATTGGATCAGCAGGGAAGAGCCGGGTGATTATAACCAGGCGATGATGGATCTGGGGGCCACTGTTTGTCTGCCGAACGGGATTCCGCTCTGCGCTGCCTGTCCGCTGCAGGCCGTCTGTCTGGCTAAGCGCTTACAGCGCGGCGATCTGCCCAGACGCAGAGCCAAAACAGCGCGCCAAAAACAAATGCTGACGGTTTTAGTCATTCAAGCCGGAGAACAATTCCTCTTGCAGCAGCGCAGCCAGAAAGGACTTTTAGCCGGTTTATGGGAATTCCCCAATTTCCCCGGTCATCTTGAGAAAGATGAGATTTGGCAGCTGCTAGAGGATCGGCAAAGCCAAGCGCTCGGGCTGGAAGCGCTGCCGTCCGGCTATCATCTTTTTACGCATATCGAATGGGAAATGTCGGCCTGGAAAATCCGGGTCAGCAGCCAAAAGGGAGCATGGCCAGGTGTCTGGGCCACAAGAGAGGAAATCACCAACCATTATGCCATTCCCAATGCTTTTGCTTTTCTGCTGCAGCCGTTATTGCAGCAAACAGAAGAAAAATGTTGA
- a CDS encoding GNAT family N-acetyltransferase: protein MYFIDKVTSKRLIISAYTEEEMDQLIAATDDCNKNEAYRAMLQGMRDHQDQYLWYTNWKICLQQSGLILGSARFMGPPNDNHEVEIDYDLGAACQNQGYRTEALEELCAWAFRHADCFYVQAETSVQNTAAQEVLAKNHFRQIGAGEERLRFELEKPKFTWLPIYLLLGFAGGLYLGIAFDRLAYGLTIGLISGIAFGLTLNRADQKARIRNTNKPQ, encoded by the coding sequence ATGTATTTCATCGATAAAGTCACCAGCAAACGGCTGATCATATCGGCATATACAGAGGAAGAAATGGATCAATTAATCGCAGCGACGGATGATTGCAACAAAAACGAAGCTTATCGTGCCATGCTGCAAGGCATGCGGGATCATCAAGACCAGTACCTGTGGTATACCAATTGGAAGATCTGTTTGCAACAATCCGGTCTTATCCTCGGCAGCGCCCGCTTTATGGGCCCTCCCAATGACAATCATGAAGTCGAAATCGATTATGATCTAGGCGCTGCCTGTCAGAATCAAGGCTATAGGACAGAAGCGCTGGAAGAACTCTGCGCTTGGGCGTTTCGTCATGCAGATTGTTTTTACGTGCAGGCCGAGACTTCAGTGCAAAACACGGCGGCGCAAGAAGTATTGGCAAAGAATCATTTTCGGCAGATCGGCGCAGGGGAGGAAAGGTTGCGCTTCGAATTGGAAAAACCAAAATTCACCTGGCTGCCGATTTATCTTTTGCTGGGTTTTGCCGGCGGTCTCTATCTCGGTATTGCTTTTGATCGCCTTGCTTATGGCTTGACCATTGGTTTGATCAGCGGCATCGCCTTTGGTCTGACACTCAATCGGGCCGATCAAAAAGCCAGAATCAGAAATACAAACAAACCGCAATAA